A window of Roseiflexus castenholzii DSM 13941 genomic DNA:
GCGCATCTTTCGGCAAGCATTTACCTGCAAATGGCGCTGCGTCCGCACATCATTCACGTCGTTGGGCATACCGAAGCGCACCATGCTGCCACCGCCGATGATGTGATCGAAGCATGCGGCATAGCTCGCCGCGCTATTGAAAACGCGCTGCGCGGGCAACCCGACATGACCGCCGATCCGTCCGTGCGCGCGCGAGCGGCGCAACTGGTCGAAGAAACCCATCTCCTCCTCAATGCGATGGCGCAACTTGCGCCTCCCGGCGTGACCGACCCGCTGACCGACCCCGCCACACTGACGAAAGCCGTGGAGATTGGACTGCTCGATGCTCCGCAATTGCGCAATAACCCGTTCGCACCGGGTCGCGTCGCAACCCGCTTCATCAACGGCATGTGCCTGGCCGTCGATGCGCAGGGACGCCCGCTCGACGAGAAAGAACGCATCCGACTGGCGCTGGATCATGCAACAATGTCAGCCTGAATTTGACATAAAAGGAGAAACGTCATGACATCCTCAACCCGCTACACCGTCATTGGCGCCGGGAATGGCGGGAAGGCGATGGCAGCGCACCTGGCTCTGATGGGCTTTGAGACGACGCTCTACAATCGCACTCCCGAACATATCGAAGCCATCCGGCAGCGGCGTGGCATCGAACTGGACTCGGGCGAAACCGGTCCACGTGGTTTTGGTCAGCTGGCGCTGGTCACGTCGGATATGAAAGAGGCGCTCGACCGTTGCGATGTGGCGATGGTCGTTGTGCCTTCATCTGCGCACGCGGAAGTGGCGCGCGCGATGGCGCCGTACCTGCGCGATGGACAGATCATTCTTCTTCACCCCGGTCGTACCTGTGGCGCCATTGAGGTTGCTAAAGTGCTGCGCGACGAACGTTGTCGGGCGGATGTCACCGTTGCCGAAGCCGAGACGTTTATCTACGCCAGCCGCTCGGACGGACCGGCGCAGGCGCGTATTTTTCGCATCAAGGAAGCGGTTCCACTGGCGGCGCTGCCAGCATACCGCACCGGCGATGTGCTCGGCGTGATCCGCGATGCGTTTCCGCAGTACATCGATGGCGGCAACGTGCTGCGCACCGGTCTGAACAACATGGGGGCGATTTTCCATCCGGCACTGACCCTGCTCAACGCCGGGCGCATTGAGTCGACCCGCGGTGACTTTCAGTTCTACATCGACGGTGTAACTCCCTCGGTGGCGCGCGTGCTCGAAGTGATCGACCGTGAGCGCGTCACTGTTGCCGCCGCGCTCGGCATTCGCGCCCGCACCGCACAGGAGTGGCTGGCGCTGGCGTACAATGCCACCGGCGACTCGCTCTATGAAGCCATTCAAAATCAACCGGGATACTATGGCATTAAGGCGCCGCCGACTCTCAACCACCGGTATATCTTCGAGGATGTGCCGATGAGTCTGGTGCCGATTGCTGCTCTTGGTCAGCGGTATGGCGTCGCGGTTGCCGGGATCGACAGTATCATCCGGTTGGCGTGCATCATTCACCGCACCGACTACTGGCGTCGCGGACGCACCCTCGATAGGCTTGGCATTGCCAATCTCAGCGTCAGCGAATTGACGCGCTATGTTGAAGAGGGAACGCTGGAGTAGGGTGAGAGGCGAGAGGCGAGAGGCAAGAGGCGTCCGACAAGGGCGTCGCGCGAGATGTATCTCGCATTTGTGGAGATGCGAGCGGCGAGAGGCGAGAGCGTAGCGCGAGATTTATCTCGCATTTGTGGAGAGGGGAGGGGCGAGAGGCGTCCGACAAGGGCGTCGCGCGAGATGTATCTCGCATTTGTGGAGAGAGGCAAGGGCGTCGCGCGAGATGTATCTCGCATTTGTGGAGAGGGGCGAGAGCGTAGCGCGAGATGTATCTCGCATTTGTGGAGAGGGGAGGGGCGAGAGGCGCGAAGGTCCCGACAAGGGCGTCGCGCGAGATGTATCTCGCATTTGTGGAGAGGCGAGAGGCGAGAGGTGAGAGGGAAGAGGCGAGAGGCAAGAGGCGAGAGGCAAGAGGCGAGAGGCGTCCGACAAGGGCGTCGCGCGAGATGTATCCCGCATTTGCGGAGAGAGGCGAGGGCGTAGCGCGA
This region includes:
- a CDS encoding NAD/NADP-dependent octopine/nopaline dehydrogenase family protein, producing MTSSTRYTVIGAGNGGKAMAAHLALMGFETTLYNRTPEHIEAIRQRRGIELDSGETGPRGFGQLALVTSDMKEALDRCDVAMVVVPSSAHAEVARAMAPYLRDGQIILLHPGRTCGAIEVAKVLRDERCRADVTVAEAETFIYASRSDGPAQARIFRIKEAVPLAALPAYRTGDVLGVIRDAFPQYIDGGNVLRTGLNNMGAIFHPALTLLNAGRIESTRGDFQFYIDGVTPSVARVLEVIDRERVTVAAALGIRARTAQEWLALAYNATGDSLYEAIQNQPGYYGIKAPPTLNHRYIFEDVPMSLVPIAALGQRYGVAVAGIDSIIRLACIIHRTDYWRRGRTLDRLGIANLSVSELTRYVEEGTLE